In Treponema denticola, one genomic interval encodes:
- a CDS encoding methyl-accepting chemotaxis protein has translation MSNLRTGRKMTRFSILKKIVIFFGTLILVAGFSMGAAALYISRSALSGNIEKALIMKAVDAAEIMDWRVTSFVQFLEGLARMPVLRDDSLSYVEKTQSLQKEAELHPHIEFFGVCDLNGIRYSSNGKYVNVKEKDWYNIAKNGVPFVAEPAISDETRNMQIMVAVPIFDNSKNVIGVLSVGTNAFIVSDFIDDIVIGKTGGCYILGRNGTIVAHKDTNLVLSKTNRAKTVTKNEHLKEIADFERQAINSKKPTVGRFVYEDKKLIASFAPMKTTGWTLMINAPIRELMESIDTLKTAMRFLGIVTLVISIVAASIIALAIVKPIKAVVEALKNIAEGDGDLTVQLPVKGNDEISDLSIYFNNTINKIGNSVKAVGMSTNTMQETGNDLAANMTETATAIHQITTNITGVKHQALNQAASVTETAATIDQIIKTIQQLNNVIESQSESVSRSSSAIEQMVINISSITQTLKKTDDVIKNLAEATADGKDSLSESNTTTQRIAEESGGLMEASSIIQHIASQTNLLAMNAAIEAAHAGEAGKGFAVVADEIRKLAEESSAQGKTITSTLKILSKEIEALSLSSKIAEDKFDIIFGLSAQVKQMSNSLITAMSDQETGSKEVLTAIKDINTVTAQVNDGSMEMLEGGKNVAAEMRKLDDLTRMITDSMNEMAAGASQINEATQEVNEISQKNSQNIKSLVEEVSKFKV, from the coding sequence ATGTCAAATTTAAGAACCGGTCGAAAGATGACCCGTTTTTCAATTTTGAAAAAGATTGTTATTTTTTTCGGCACATTAATTTTAGTAGCTGGTTTTAGTATGGGAGCTGCGGCTCTTTATATTTCAAGGAGCGCTTTAAGTGGGAATATCGAAAAAGCTCTTATCATGAAGGCCGTAGATGCGGCTGAAATTATGGATTGGAGAGTTACATCCTTTGTTCAATTCCTAGAAGGCTTAGCCCGGATGCCTGTTTTGCGTGATGATTCTCTTTCTTATGTAGAAAAAACACAGAGCCTCCAGAAAGAAGCCGAGCTTCATCCCCACATTGAATTTTTTGGGGTCTGTGATTTAAACGGAATCCGCTATTCATCAAATGGAAAGTATGTGAATGTAAAGGAGAAAGATTGGTACAATATTGCAAAGAATGGAGTTCCGTTTGTAGCAGAACCTGCCATAAGCGATGAGACTCGTAATATGCAGATAATGGTTGCTGTACCTATTTTTGATAATAGTAAAAATGTTATCGGGGTTTTAAGTGTAGGAACAAATGCCTTTATTGTGTCGGATTTTATCGATGATATTGTTATTGGAAAAACAGGCGGATGCTATATTTTGGGCCGAAACGGGACTATAGTTGCACACAAGGATACCAATCTTGTGCTTTCTAAAACTAACCGAGCAAAGACCGTAACTAAGAATGAACATCTTAAAGAGATTGCCGATTTTGAGAGACAAGCTATAAATTCAAAGAAGCCTACAGTCGGGCGTTTTGTTTATGAAGATAAAAAATTGATAGCTTCATTTGCCCCTATGAAGACAACAGGTTGGACACTGATGATAAATGCTCCGATTAGAGAATTAATGGAAAGTATAGATACTTTAAAAACTGCAATGAGGTTTTTGGGAATTGTAACCCTTGTCATATCCATAGTAGCTGCCTCGATAATTGCCCTAGCTATTGTAAAACCTATTAAGGCTGTTGTTGAAGCTCTAAAAAATATTGCAGAAGGCGATGGGGATTTAACGGTTCAGCTTCCTGTGAAGGGAAATGATGAAATATCAGATTTATCCATATATTTTAATAATACTATAAATAAAATAGGAAATTCGGTGAAAGCTGTTGGAATGAGTACAAATACAATGCAGGAAACAGGAAACGATCTTGCTGCAAATATGACAGAAACAGCGACTGCGATACATCAGATAACTACAAATATTACCGGAGTAAAACATCAAGCTCTTAATCAGGCTGCCAGTGTAACCGAAACGGCAGCAACGATAGATCAAATTATAAAAACAATTCAGCAATTAAATAATGTTATAGAATCTCAGTCTGAAAGTGTGTCAAGGTCTTCTTCTGCGATAGAGCAAATGGTTATCAATATAAGCTCTATAACTCAAACTCTTAAAAAAACGGACGATGTTATTAAAAATCTTGCAGAAGCGACGGCTGATGGAAAAGATTCTTTGAGTGAGTCAAATACTACAACTCAAAGAATAGCTGAAGAATCAGGAGGCTTAATGGAAGCTTCAAGCATCATTCAGCATATAGCAAGTCAGACAAACCTGCTTGCAATGAATGCCGCAATCGAAGCTGCTCATGCAGGGGAAGCAGGCAAAGGTTTTGCTGTAGTGGCCGATGAAATTAGAAAACTGGCTGAAGAATCGAGTGCTCAAGGCAAAACAATCACATCAACACTTAAAATTTTGAGTAAAGAAATAGAAGCTTTATCTCTATCTTCAAAAATTGCGGAAGATAAGTTCGATATTATTTTTGGGCTGTCAGCTCAAGTAAAGCAAATGAGTAATAGTTTAATAACAGCGATGAGCGATCAGGAAACCGGCAGCAAGGAAGTACTTACCGCAATAAAAGATATTAATACGGTTACCGCTCAAGTTAATGACGGGTCTATGGAAATGCTCGAAGGCGGTAAAAATGTTGCCGCTGAAATGAGAAAGTTAGATGACCTAACCCGCATGATAACGGATAGTATGAATGAAATGGCTGCCGGAGCTTCTCAGATAAATGAGGCGACACAAGAGGTAAATGAAATCAGTCAAAAAAACAGTCAAAATATTAAAAGCCTTGTAGAGGAGGTAAGCAAATTTAAAGTTTAG
- a CDS encoding small ribosomal subunit Rsm22 family protein, with translation MTEQNKPFYEKFVKKNEAKIHHQKKKEIDEDLNKEKRSEKKNNREEFPVKIVKTKNTGKNIFKENDEDTKALLNSFDLIIKDALKLSSKQTASVPKDIRILFHELTNERGSRKVNYLNNPVKLTAYIYHYMWWNLVRISKLIGNLDFDLKDGDIIADFGCGPMTLMCAFWIAKPELRSKKLHWYCADISGKALAAGEALVNSLFAFTNQKAGIKQASNWKLTKLNGSFGLPLKEKVNLFVSANMFNEIFWDSSIKIEGEAERAARTIRHYIQENGAALIIEPGIPLAGEFVSALRKNFIEKKYKIISPCPHAGICPIPGKKMPEQKNIKYPIASDKWCHFSFYADDAPPKLVELSEAARLEKTRASLSFIYCREEEKPAEFENEKKDFLARISSEIIKLGDGKIGRYACSEKGFLLLTEKKGSRSKLKEYVDGSLIKIENEKINRFFHDRKTGALIIRVSAD, from the coding sequence ATGACTGAACAAAATAAACCATTTTACGAAAAATTTGTAAAAAAGAATGAGGCAAAAATTCATCATCAAAAAAAGAAAGAAATTGATGAAGACTTGAATAAAGAAAAGAGGTCTGAAAAGAAAAACAATAGGGAAGAGTTTCCGGTAAAGATTGTAAAGACAAAAAATACCGGCAAAAATATTTTTAAAGAAAATGATGAAGATACAAAAGCTCTTTTAAATTCCTTTGATTTAATAATAAAAGATGCTCTAAAACTTTCTTCAAAACAAACTGCTTCGGTTCCAAAGGATATCCGCATCTTATTCCATGAGCTTACAAATGAAAGAGGCTCGCGAAAAGTAAATTACCTAAACAATCCCGTAAAATTAACGGCCTATATTTACCACTATATGTGGTGGAACTTGGTGCGTATTTCAAAATTGATAGGCAATCTTGATTTTGATTTAAAGGACGGAGACATAATTGCAGATTTCGGCTGCGGGCCCATGACCCTTATGTGTGCTTTTTGGATTGCCAAGCCTGAACTGCGTTCAAAAAAACTTCATTGGTATTGTGCCGATATTTCGGGGAAGGCTTTGGCGGCAGGAGAAGCTTTGGTTAATTCTCTTTTTGCCTTTACAAATCAAAAGGCCGGAATAAAGCAAGCATCTAATTGGAAGCTTACAAAGTTAAACGGCAGTTTCGGCCTTCCTTTAAAAGAAAAAGTAAACCTTTTTGTAAGTGCAAATATGTTTAACGAAATATTTTGGGATTCTTCAATTAAGATTGAAGGTGAAGCTGAAAGAGCTGCAAGAACCATTAGGCATTATATTCAAGAGAACGGAGCAGCCTTGATAATTGAGCCAGGCATTCCCCTTGCCGGCGAATTCGTTTCGGCCTTGCGAAAAAACTTTATCGAAAAAAAATATAAAATAATTTCTCCCTGCCCACATGCAGGAATTTGCCCTATCCCCGGAAAAAAAATGCCTGAACAAAAAAATATAAAATATCCTATAGCTTCGGATAAGTGGTGTCATTTTTCTTTTTATGCAGATGATGCTCCTCCAAAACTTGTTGAGCTTTCTGAAGCCGCAAGACTCGAAAAGACCAGAGCAAGCCTTTCTTTTATATATTGCAGAGAAGAAGAAAAGCCGGCTGAATTTGAAAATGAAAAAAAAGACTTCCTTGCACGCATAAGCTCCGAAATAATAAAGCTTGGCGATGGAAAGATCGGCCGTTATGCCTGTTCCGAGAAAGGCTTTTTACTCTTAACCGAAAAAAAAGGTTCAAGGTCAAAGCTTAAAGAATATGTAGACGGCTCTCTTATAAAAATTGAAAACGAAAAAATAAATCGATTCTTCCATGACAGAAAAACCGGTGCCTTGATTATAAGGGTATCTGCCGATTGA
- a CDS encoding riboflavin kinase produces MRIKDKLQAITNGESCVAVGFFDGLHIGHRALIDRLCKCGNLRPVLISLSNNSRPVIYTEEEKSYLLQKSKLDTMFSLSEDTIKNMTAESFAHDVLNKMLNTKNLVAGEKALFGLDQVDVNHFRSIGEKYGFTVETVPMECIDGIEVGSNTIKQAIQAGDFSKLFSMLGAPYLISGTVVHGKGTGHKFGIPTANLSVAPNKLFPPHGVYGSISRFQAENHFGLTNIGLRPSDDDIPIPTIETFLLNFDRNIYGQKIFLELLVYIRGIRKFKGGLAELRQQIDKDIKQINSYIKEHLK; encoded by the coding sequence ATGAGAATTAAGGATAAGTTACAAGCTATTACCAATGGAGAAAGCTGTGTTGCTGTCGGTTTTTTTGATGGACTTCATATTGGACACAGAGCCCTTATTGATAGACTCTGTAAATGCGGAAATCTAAGGCCTGTATTAATTAGCTTGTCCAATAATTCCAGACCTGTTATTTATACTGAAGAAGAAAAGTCCTATTTATTGCAAAAAAGCAAACTGGATACTATGTTCTCTCTATCTGAAGATACAATCAAAAATATGACGGCAGAGTCTTTTGCTCATGATGTGTTAAATAAGATGCTGAATACAAAAAACCTTGTAGCCGGAGAAAAAGCTTTGTTTGGGCTTGATCAGGTAGATGTAAATCATTTTCGTTCAATTGGAGAAAAATATGGGTTTACTGTGGAAACTGTTCCAATGGAATGTATCGACGGCATTGAAGTTGGTTCCAATACTATCAAACAAGCAATTCAAGCCGGTGATTTTTCTAAGTTATTCTCAATGCTTGGTGCACCTTATCTTATAAGCGGTACTGTAGTTCATGGAAAGGGTACCGGACATAAATTCGGTATACCTACGGCAAATCTTTCTGTTGCACCAAATAAACTTTTCCCGCCTCACGGGGTCTACGGCTCAATAAGCCGCTTTCAAGCTGAGAATCACTTTGGACTAACAAATATAGGTTTACGGCCATCCGATGATGATATTCCAATTCCAACTATTGAAACATTTTTATTGAATTTTGACCGCAATATATATGGACAAAAAATTTTTCTTGAATTATTGGTTTATATTAGAGGTATCCGGAAATTTAAAGGTGGTCTTGCAGAACTAAGACAGCAGATCGATAAAGACATTAAACAGATTAATAGTTATATTAAAGAACATCTCAAATAA
- a CDS encoding MerR family transcriptional regulator: protein MRGFSIGEVEKITGIKSHTLRYWEENVPILQPKKDLGGRRIYSSHDLGIIYRLDYLINKKKYTVEGAAAEIINQSAAQGSLTAKISELRDQLLDIYGIIREEKND, encoded by the coding sequence ATGAGAGGTTTTTCGATAGGTGAAGTTGAAAAAATTACGGGGATAAAATCTCATACTTTAAGATATTGGGAAGAGAATGTCCCCATCTTGCAGCCTAAAAAAGATTTGGGCGGAAGGCGTATTTACAGCTCCCATGATTTGGGAATCATCTATCGGCTGGATTATTTAATAAATAAAAAAAAGTACACGGTTGAAGGAGCTGCTGCCGAAATAATAAATCAAAGTGCAGCCCAAGGCTCCCTTACGGCTAAAATATCCGAGCTTAGGGATCAGCTTTTAGATATTTACGGAATTATACGGGAAGAAAAAAATGACTGA
- a CDS encoding DEAD/DEAH box helicase, which translates to MARQTYGTTPWGAWFLEMLRAYDDSGRLSRGKTYANTGKVNSLAVNGQTAGAKVKGNYSPWYHVYFKFPPLSKTNETAIRSILEKHPIELAGLRAGIMSPALIEALKKKKVRLIPARWNLIERDCTCPDSGDPCKHMAAVLFLLAKEIDHDPRLLFKLAGFDIDSINVPETEVFEKGGTQKLGLLQEQPVPLSLRKNETLNEAANLSSGSSVNEAVHNSCELQSPLKFSLGESYLPLITNILPPEPNFTSSDFIIKLTEFYHKAVLNYGLNFYSQEKQNEKQEEKSVNPFLFARVKINIDNIRKQKRAFPLEPKSPLTVNIKLNETREINQTLLQAQNFYKTRNSLNEMSPSVKILFSLFALAGKLIQSSAFIPAVFTENKKLFIFWKSLSASSEIKADILKFAASLTKDFFLPVEKWGRLYCAELLLTALLTEYAASLKFFPNKSYTKDKEIDKLFFSNEEIDISVPGKRNLDTVIYSWLSVLNYSNCGYEYRLTLEALKDDEFFLLSALVRKAKEKQIEAGDDSFALEAEAPFAELNIAAKRSKNPDDILRFPATLSAYLPVLSILAIKKNVMLSREETGLFLQKSAKLLQRFGIDIVLPKSLKNVLTPKPVISVKSVKGAGNVVSFLNLDDVLSYDRALMLGDTLIDIEEFKKLFLNKSGLVKFNDQFLLLDPEEVAKMLKALEKPADTKEVLQAVLSGNAVCSKPASEIIKGIFRQEEVPVPQNLNAELRPYQEQGYRWLYANIKSGFGCLLADDMGLGKTVQIISLMLSFKNSKEAEMPFLVIASASLLSNWEHEIAKFAPSLKTAVYHGAGRKFNIEADVIISTYQTMQKDIEKLKDKKVFCIILDEAQAIKNSGTKKAHAVKAIQARGRIALTGTPVENNLEDMRSIFDFFLPGYLGTADEFRKKWRIPIELHNSETEADDLKKITSPFLLRRLKTDPKVISDLPDKIITNQYCNLTPEQLAIYENLVETELHKVMGAETKIERQVYVLKLLTALKQVCNHPRAYDKETPVEMKYSGKAAVLIELLNEIISSGEKAIIFSQYVGTLDILKNIIQKELGTEPLLLHGQMPASKRKKAVEVFQTDPAYRIFLISLKAGGTGLNLTAANRVIHFDLWYNPAVEDQATDRAFRIGQTKNVFVHRLICSGTFEEKIDEMIQKKREISGMSISSGETWISKLSNEELAGLFRK; encoded by the coding sequence ATGGCAAGACAGACTTACGGGACGACACCTTGGGGTGCATGGTTTTTGGAGATGCTAAGGGCCTATGATGATTCAGGCCGATTGTCCAGAGGAAAAACTTATGCAAACACAGGGAAGGTAAATTCTCTTGCGGTAAACGGGCAAACGGCGGGAGCAAAGGTAAAGGGGAACTATTCTCCTTGGTACCATGTGTATTTTAAATTCCCGCCCCTTTCAAAAACAAATGAAACCGCAATCCGCTCAATCTTAGAAAAACATCCGATTGAACTCGCGGGCCTTAGAGCGGGAATTATGAGCCCGGCCCTCATCGAAGCCTTAAAGAAAAAAAAGGTAAGGCTCATTCCTGCCCGCTGGAATTTAATCGAAAGGGACTGCACCTGCCCCGATTCGGGAGACCCTTGCAAGCACATGGCGGCCGTTCTTTTTTTACTTGCCAAAGAAATAGATCATGACCCGCGCCTCTTGTTTAAGCTTGCGGGCTTTGACATTGATTCTATAAATGTACCGGAAACCGAAGTCTTCGAAAAAGGCGGAACACAAAAACTTGGGCTCCTCCAAGAGCAACCCGTTCCGTTGAGTCTCCGTAAAAATGAAACCTTAAATGAGGCAGCAAACTTATCTTCAGGCTCATCAGTCAATGAGGCCGTTCATAATTCTTGTGAATTACAGAGCCCTTTAAAGTTTTCCCTTGGAGAATCCTATCTTCCGCTGATAACAAATATTCTTCCTCCTGAACCTAATTTTACATCAAGCGATTTTATAATCAAGCTGACGGAATTTTATCATAAGGCGGTTTTAAATTACGGACTCAACTTTTACAGTCAAGAAAAGCAAAACGAAAAACAAGAAGAAAAATCGGTAAACCCTTTTTTGTTTGCGAGGGTAAAAATAAATATCGACAATATCCGAAAACAAAAAAGAGCTTTCCCCCTTGAGCCTAAAAGCCCTCTAACGGTAAACATAAAATTAAACGAAACCCGCGAAATAAATCAAACCCTTTTACAAGCTCAAAATTTTTATAAAACAAGAAACAGCTTAAACGAGATGAGCCCCTCGGTTAAAATTCTTTTTTCTCTCTTTGCCCTTGCAGGAAAACTGATTCAAAGCTCTGCATTTATACCCGCCGTATTTACCGAAAACAAAAAGCTTTTTATCTTTTGGAAAAGTCTTTCGGCTTCTTCCGAAATAAAGGCCGACATTCTTAAATTTGCAGCTTCCCTCACAAAGGACTTTTTTCTTCCTGTTGAAAAATGGGGAAGGCTCTATTGTGCAGAACTTTTGCTTACAGCTCTTTTAACCGAATATGCGGCATCTTTAAAATTTTTTCCTAATAAATCCTATACTAAGGACAAAGAAATAGATAAGCTCTTTTTTTCAAATGAAGAAATCGATATAAGCGTTCCCGGCAAGCGGAATTTGGATACGGTAATTTATTCTTGGCTTTCGGTTTTAAATTACAGTAATTGCGGATATGAATACCGTTTAACTTTGGAGGCCTTAAAGGACGACGAATTCTTTTTGCTCTCCGCCCTTGTCCGCAAGGCTAAAGAAAAGCAAATAGAGGCAGGCGATGACTCCTTCGCTCTTGAAGCAGAGGCACCCTTTGCCGAATTAAATATTGCGGCAAAGAGGAGTAAAAACCCTGACGATATTTTGCGTTTTCCTGCAACCCTTTCAGCTTATTTACCTGTTCTTTCGATTCTTGCAATTAAAAAAAATGTGATGCTTTCGCGGGAAGAAACGGGACTTTTTTTACAAAAGTCGGCAAAGCTTTTACAGCGTTTCGGCATCGATATAGTTTTACCTAAAAGCCTAAAAAACGTTTTGACTCCCAAACCTGTCATAAGCGTAAAATCCGTAAAGGGAGCAGGAAACGTAGTTTCATTTTTAAACCTTGATGATGTTCTTTCTTATGACCGAGCCCTAATGTTGGGAGATACCCTAATAGATATAGAAGAATTTAAAAAGCTCTTTTTAAATAAATCGGGCTTGGTAAAATTTAACGATCAATTTCTTTTACTTGATCCCGAAGAAGTTGCCAAGATGTTAAAGGCCCTTGAAAAACCGGCAGATACAAAGGAGGTTTTACAAGCGGTTCTTTCGGGAAACGCAGTCTGTTCCAAACCCGCCTCAGAAATTATCAAGGGTATTTTCAGGCAAGAAGAGGTTCCCGTTCCTCAAAATCTAAATGCGGAATTAAGGCCTTATCAAGAACAGGGCTACCGCTGGCTTTATGCAAACATCAAAAGCGGCTTCGGCTGTCTTTTGGCCGACGACATGGGCTTGGGAAAAACCGTACAGATTATAAGTTTAATGCTTAGCTTTAAAAATTCAAAAGAAGCTGAAATGCCTTTTTTGGTTATAGCCTCTGCAAGCCTTCTTTCAAACTGGGAACATGAAATAGCAAAATTCGCTCCTTCTCTTAAAACCGCCGTTTATCATGGGGCAGGGCGTAAGTTCAATATCGAAGCCGATGTAATAATAAGCACATATCAAACTATGCAAAAAGATATAGAAAAATTAAAGGACAAAAAGGTTTTTTGCATTATTTTAGATGAAGCTCAGGCTATAAAAAATTCCGGAACAAAAAAGGCTCATGCCGTAAAGGCAATTCAGGCGAGGGGCAGAATTGCTCTTACAGGCACCCCGGTTGAAAACAACCTTGAAGACATGCGTTCCATATTCGACTTTTTTCTTCCCGGTTATTTAGGTACGGCCGACGAGTTTAGAAAAAAATGGCGTATTCCGATTGAACTTCATAATTCGGAAACCGAAGCGGATGATTTAAAAAAAATTACTTCACCTTTTTTGCTCCGCCGTCTAAAGACCGATCCCAAGGTTATCTCTGATTTGCCGGATAAGATAATTACAAATCAATATTGCAATCTGACACCTGAGCAGTTGGCAATTTATGAAAACCTTGTAGAAACGGAATTGCACAAGGTTATGGGAGCCGAAACTAAGATTGAGAGGCAGGTCTATGTTCTAAAACTTTTAACGGCCTTAAAACAGGTATGCAATCATCCGAGAGCCTATGATAAAGAAACTCCCGTCGAAATGAAATACTCAGGCAAGGCCGCTGTCCTCATCGAGCTTTTAAACGAAATAATTTCTTCGGGAGAAAAGGCAATTATTTTCAGCCAATATGTAGGCACCCTCGACATTTTAAAAAATATTATTCAAAAAGAATTGGGAACCGAACCTCTTTTACTCCACGGTCAAATGCCTGCCTCAAAAAGAAAAAAGGCTGTAGAGGTTTTTCAAACGGATCCTGCTTACCGCATCTTTTTAATTTCGCTTAAGGCGGGAGGTACCGGCCTTAACTTGACGGCAGCTAACAGGGTAATTCACTTTGACCTTTGGTATAATCCCGCAGTTGAAGATCAGGCCACAGACAGGGCTTTTAGAATAGGACAGACAAAAAACGTCTTCGTGCACCGCCTTATCTGCTCCGGTACCTTTGAAGAAAAAATTGACGAGATGATTCAAAAAAAGCGGGAAATAAGCGGCATGAGCATTTCTTCAGGTGAAACATGGATTTCAAAATTGAGCAATGAAGAGTTAGCCGGTCTTTTTAGGAAATAG
- the der gene encoding ribosome biogenesis GTPase Der — protein MPKTKDEIIDEENISSDNSEFSHQKKYKNIPLIAIVGRPNVGKSTLFNRFLRKRRSITDPAPGVTRDPVEAQAIINGLPVMLVDTGGFKLTRSGDKFEDTIDELVMEKTISTLKKADRILLLLDAGLATAEDEEFIQFLRPYFNKLVVAVNKTEGGRLMAEACNYYSYGFKSLTCISAEHGDNISDLAEELTAGLDFSNVEELEEDDTIRITIVGKPNTGKSTLANYLTGSSASIISNVAGTTRDIVEGEFSYKNKKFLIQDTAGIRRKAKVNEDIEYYSVVRAIKSMDNADIVFHLIDVQEGLTEQDKKIIVQATNRGLGVIFVLNKWDLMEQTKKAFKDEEERIKVMFGKMDYAPVLAISANEGTGIKELLNTAVKMFEQLNKKIETSALNIALKDWLQAAPPPQGRQTAFTFRYIVQTGSRPPEFLLFSNRPDYVTESYMRYIQNKIRSDLGFEMIPILLKVKGSRKRWEERL, from the coding sequence ATGCCGAAAACTAAAGATGAAATTATTGATGAAGAAAATATAAGTTCAGATAACTCGGAATTTTCTCATCAAAAAAAATATAAAAACATTCCTCTGATAGCCATTGTAGGCCGGCCCAATGTCGGCAAGTCTACATTGTTTAACCGCTTTTTAAGAAAGCGCCGTTCCATTACCGATCCGGCTCCCGGCGTAACCCGCGATCCCGTCGAAGCACAGGCGATTATAAACGGCCTTCCTGTTATGCTTGTAGATACGGGCGGCTTTAAACTTACAAGGAGCGGCGATAAATTTGAAGATACAATAGATGAACTTGTTATGGAAAAAACTATTTCCACTTTAAAAAAAGCCGACAGGATTTTGCTTCTTCTCGATGCAGGTCTTGCAACTGCGGAAGACGAAGAGTTTATTCAATTTTTACGGCCATATTTTAATAAGCTGGTTGTTGCCGTAAATAAGACTGAGGGCGGAAGACTCATGGCAGAGGCTTGCAACTATTACTCTTACGGCTTTAAATCCTTGACCTGCATAAGTGCCGAACACGGCGATAATATTTCGGATCTGGCTGAAGAGTTGACAGCCGGTCTTGATTTTAGCAATGTAGAAGAACTTGAAGAAGATGATACAATAAGAATTACGATTGTCGGTAAACCCAATACGGGGAAGTCAACATTGGCAAATTATCTTACAGGTTCTTCCGCTTCGATAATTTCAAATGTTGCAGGAACTACCCGCGATATTGTTGAGGGCGAATTTTCTTATAAAAATAAAAAATTTCTTATTCAGGATACTGCGGGAATAAGGCGCAAGGCAAAGGTCAACGAAGATATAGAATATTATTCCGTAGTGCGTGCAATTAAAAGCATGGACAATGCCGATATAGTTTTTCATCTGATAGATGTTCAAGAAGGCTTAACAGAACAGGATAAAAAAATTATAGTGCAGGCAACTAACCGCGGCCTCGGCGTTATCTTTGTTTTAAATAAATGGGATTTGATGGAGCAAACAAAAAAAGCTTTTAAGGATGAAGAAGAGCGCATAAAAGTTATGTTCGGCAAAATGGATTATGCTCCCGTACTTGCTATTTCGGCAAATGAGGGGACGGGAATCAAAGAGCTTTTAAACACAGCCGTCAAAATGTTTGAGCAGCTAAATAAAAAAATAGAAACCTCGGCTCTAAACATTGCCTTAAAAGATTGGCTTCAAGCTGCTCCTCCTCCGCAAGGCCGTCAAACAGCCTTTACCTTTAGGTACATTGTGCAGACAGGTTCTCGTCCGCCGGAATTTTTGTTATTTTCAAACAGGCCCGATTATGTAACCGAGTCTTATATGAGGTATATTCAAAATAAAATCAGAAGCGATTTAGGTTTTGAAATGATTCCCATCTTACTTAAAGTTAAGGGAAGCCGAAAACGCTGGGAAGAAAGGCTTTAG